From Coffea arabica cultivar ET-39 chromosome 2e, Coffea Arabica ET-39 HiFi, whole genome shotgun sequence, the proteins below share one genomic window:
- the LOC113728761 gene encoding bax inhibitor 1-like isoform X1 encodes MVIGLCIGVSLAPVVDLLGTIGEGKNTVFNGALNVGPLIGPLIAMDKAAAGLLKGAPDGSLINSLIPADERDVLLAISGAAAIFLCFGVVTKDRRDRLEMYVFGVTPSAAMLCAGSVTFQMNYKFLWLIGYVVAYSQEIVVRARRGDNYYTQHCVAFFLDIIPFTFHLGRITVSVCVCVHVSASTLLSNPLCLLP; translated from the exons ATGGTAATTGGATTGTGCATCGGAGTTTCTTTGGCTCCAGTGGTTGACCTTCTCGGCACAATTGGTGAAGGAAAGAATACGGTCTTCAATGGGGCCTTAAATGTTGGTCCTCTGATTGGCCCCCTCATTGCAATGGATAAAGCAGCTGCTGGACTTCTTAAAGGAGCCCCAGATGGTAGTCTGATCAACTCTCTCATCCCAGCTGATGAACG AGACGTTCTCCTTGCTATATCTGGAGCTGCTGCAATCTTCTTGTGTTTTGGAGTGGTAACTAAAGACAGACGGGATAGGCTTGAAATGTACGTTTTTGGTGTAACGCCTTCAGCTGCTATGTTGTGTGCTGGTTCAGTCACCTTTCAG ATGAATTACAAGTTCCTCTGGCTCATAGGGTATGTGGTTGCATACAGTCAGGAGATTGTTGTACGAGCTCGCCGTGGAGATAACTACTATACGCAACATTGTGTTGCCTTCTTCCTTGACATCATTCCATTTACTTTCCATCTTGGCCGAATTACAgtaagtgtgtgtgtgtgtgtccaTGTGTCTGCCAGCACTTTGCTTTCTAATCCACTTTGCCTTCTTCCTTGA
- the LOC113728761 gene encoding bax inhibitor 1-like isoform X2: MVIGLCIGVSLAPVVDLLGTIGEGKNTVFNGALNVGPLIGPLIAMDKAAAGLLKGAPDGSLINSLIPADERDVLLAISGAAAIFLCFGVVTKDRRDRLEMYVFGVTPSAAMLCAGSVTFQMNYKFLWLIGYVVAYSQEIVVRARRGDNYYTQHCVAFFLDIIPFTFHLGRITLRKLASELRNLYTCLLNLAQGD; this comes from the exons ATGGTAATTGGATTGTGCATCGGAGTTTCTTTGGCTCCAGTGGTTGACCTTCTCGGCACAATTGGTGAAGGAAAGAATACGGTCTTCAATGGGGCCTTAAATGTTGGTCCTCTGATTGGCCCCCTCATTGCAATGGATAAAGCAGCTGCTGGACTTCTTAAAGGAGCCCCAGATGGTAGTCTGATCAACTCTCTCATCCCAGCTGATGAACG AGACGTTCTCCTTGCTATATCTGGAGCTGCTGCAATCTTCTTGTGTTTTGGAGTGGTAACTAAAGACAGACGGGATAGGCTTGAAATGTACGTTTTTGGTGTAACGCCTTCAGCTGCTATGTTGTGTGCTGGTTCAGTCACCTTTCAG ATGAATTACAAGTTCCTCTGGCTCATAGGGTATGTGGTTGCATACAGTCAGGAGATTGTTGTACGAGCTCGCCGTGGAGATAACTACTATACGCAACATTGTGTTGCCTTCTTCCTTGACATCATTCCATTTACTTTCCATCTTGGCCGAATTACA CTGAGAAAACTAGCTTCGGAGCTGAGAAATCTGTATACCTGCTTGCTAAATCTCGCACAAGGAGATTAA
- the LOC113728760 gene encoding probable receptor-like protein kinase At1g11050: protein MNSESLAVVLFLVLCLVLSDASISSSPACPLDLNYVLTIPWTTTACENFSGNGDCCQNLLSLIGIALANRLKETSRFQLPDLPTSVSCLNDFQSKLNSLSLPSNLTSLCFDPMQFVISPNVCASIQTAQDWNNKLGPSTALNSACSSDLNDPSACSACISAGFQVQAQLSAIDGNQSHSLNCLYFTILYTAAFVNKLGTEDYGDIDCIFNLPVSSQRKSSHKPHLALILGLTGASLAVLVISMFLGLYYWQMKRRRSSNDNESNLEFEEVAALPALRPNTSTWFSIHELQKATDNFSSTNLIGKGGFGIVYKGILDDGAAVAVKKIMESDIRGNEEFLNEVDIISNLKHRNLVPLRGCCATDEIVNDGQHGSHRYLVYEYMFNGNLNSHLFPVSKDGTRKQPLGWPERKSIILDVAKGISYLHYGVKPAIYHRDIKPTNILLDAEMRARIADFGLAKENREGQSHLTTKVAGTHGYLAPEYALYGRLTEKSDVYSFGVVVLEIMCGKKALSWSSSESSQAILIADWAWSMVKSGKMDEVLDSALLRGGEGDSGSANTNSKGVMEKFMLVGILCAHVTEAIRPTILDAMKMLEGDIEVPEIPDRPQPLMRPSFYDTYMAVGNGECS from the exons ATGAATTCTGAGTCCTTAGCAGTAGTTCTTTTCCTAGTACTTTGTCTTGTTCTTTCGGATGCTTCAATCTCTTCATCCCCTGCATGCCCCCTTGACCTGAATTATGTCCTAACAATCCCATGGACAACTACAGCCTGCGAGAATTTCTCAG GGAACGGCGATTGCTGTCAGAATCTTCTGTCTCTCATTGGCATAGCACTTGCCAACAGACTTAAAGAAACCTCTAGATTCCAGCTACCTGATTTACCAACTTCTGTTTCTTGCCTCAACGACTTCCAATCCAAGCtcaattctctctctcttccctccaATCTCACTTCTCTCTGCTTTGATCCTATGCAATTTGTGATCTCACCAAATGTCTGTGCCTCCATCCAGACAGCTCAAGATTGGAACAATAAGCTTGGCCCCTCCACTGCCCTCAACTCTGCCTGCAGCTCTGATCTCAATGATCCCAGTGCTTGCAGCGCCTGTATTTCTGCTGGTTTTCAAGTTCAGGCACAGTTGAGTGCAATCGATGGTAACCAGTCTCACTCTTTGAACTGCCTTTATTTCACAATTTTGTACACTGCAGCGTTTGTCAACAAGCTTGGCACTGAAGATTATGGTGATATAGATTGCATTTTCAACCTTCCAGTTAGCTCCCAAAGGAAATCTTCCCATAAGCCACATTTAGCACTGATCTTGGGACTAACTGGAGCAAGTCTCGCGGTcctggtgatatctatgttctTAGGGTTGTATTATTGGCAGATGAAGAGGAGAAGAAGCAGCAATGACAATGAGTCTAATTTGGAATTTGAGGAAGTAGCAGCTCTACCAGCCTTGAGGCCTAATACGTCTACATGGTTCAGCATTCATGAGCTCCAGAAAGCTACTGACAATTTCTCTTCCACGAATCTAATAGGCAAAGGTGGATTTGGGATTGTTTACAAGGGAATACTAGATGATGGTGCTGCTGTTGCGGTGAAAAAGATTATGGAGTCGGATATTCGAGGAAATGAAGAATTTCTGAATGAAGTTGACATCATTAGTAACTTAAAGCATCGAAACCTTGTGCCGCTCAGAGGTTGCTGCGCGACGGATGAAATAGTAAATGATGGACAACACGGGAGTCATAGATATCTTGTTTATGAGTATATGTTTAATGGAAATCTAAATTCCCACTTGTTTCCAGTGTCTAAGGATGGAACCAGGAAGCAACCACTTGGCTGGCCTGAAAGAAAAAGCATAATATTGGATGTTGCAAAAGGCATATCCTATTTGCACTATGGAGTAAAGCCAGCAATTTATCATAGAGACATTAAGCCCACAAATATCCTGCTGGACGCTGAGATGAGGGCAAGAATTGCAGATTTCGGGTTGGCTAAGGAAAACAGAGAGGGGCAGTCTCATCTAACAACTAAAGTGGCAGGAACACATGGATATCTGGCTCCTGAATATGCCCTTTACGGGCGATTGACTGAGAAGAGTGATGTCTACAGCTTCGGAGTGGTGGTTTTGGAGATAATGTGTGGGAAGAAGGCTCTTTCTTGGTCTTCCTCTGAGTCGTCTCAAGCCATTTTAATCGCTGATTGGGCTTGGTCAATGGTGAAATCAGGGAAGATGGATGAAGTTTTGGATTCTGCTTTGTTGAGGGGTGGAGAGGGTGATTCAGGTTCAGCAAATACAAATTCCAAGGGTGTAATGGAGAAATTTATGCTTGTTGGCATCTTATGTGCTCATGTAACAGAGGCAATAAGGCCTACAATTTTGGATGCAATGAAAATGTTGGAAGGAGATATTGAGGTTCCTGAAATTCCAGACAGGCCACAGCCCCTCATGCGTCCTTCTTTCTATGATACTTACATGGCCGTGGGGAATGGCGAATGTAGCTAA